The Candidatus Methylomirabilota bacterium genome includes a region encoding these proteins:
- a CDS encoding ribose-phosphate pyrophosphokinase encodes MGYELKLFSGNANRPLAEEIAKTLQLPLGDADVSRFSDGEVYVQINENVRGQDVFVIQPTCPPVNDHLMELLVMLDAFKRASARRITAVLPYYGYGRQDRKVMGRVPITAKLVADLITAAGCHRVLAVDLHAGQIQGFFNMPVDHLFAAPPVIVDYLAKRDLKDPVVVSPDAGGVERARAIAKRLSAGLAIIDKRRDGPNVAVFMHLIGDVKGKDVVIIDDMIDTAGTLIQAVDALKREGARRILAAAVHGVLSGPAIKRISESMLEEVVITNSVPLIPDKQIGKIRVLSVGPLIAEAVRRIHDEESVSKMFV; translated from the coding sequence ATGGGATATGAGCTGAAGCTCTTCTCGGGGAACGCGAATCGGCCGCTCGCCGAGGAGATCGCCAAAACGCTCCAGCTCCCGCTGGGCGACGCCGACGTCTCCCGGTTCTCGGACGGCGAGGTGTACGTGCAGATCAACGAGAACGTCCGCGGCCAGGACGTATTCGTGATCCAGCCCACGTGCCCCCCGGTGAACGACCATCTGATGGAATTGCTCGTCATGCTCGACGCCTTCAAGCGCGCGTCGGCGCGGCGGATCACCGCGGTGCTCCCCTACTACGGCTACGGCCGCCAGGACCGTAAGGTGATGGGGCGGGTGCCGATCACCGCAAAGCTAGTGGCGGACCTGATCACCGCCGCGGGCTGTCATCGCGTCCTCGCGGTGGACCTGCACGCCGGCCAGATCCAGGGCTTCTTCAACATGCCGGTGGATCATCTCTTCGCGGCGCCCCCGGTGATCGTGGACTACCTCGCCAAGCGCGACCTCAAGGACCCGGTGGTCGTCTCGCCCGACGCGGGCGGTGTCGAGCGGGCGCGCGCCATCGCCAAGCGGCTCAGCGCGGGCCTGGCCATCATCGACAAGCGCCGCGACGGTCCCAACGTTGCCGTCTTCATGCACTTGATCGGCGACGTCAAGGGCAAGGACGTGGTGATCATCGACGACATGATCGACACGGCGGGAACGCTGATCCAGGCGGTGGATGCCCTCAAGCGTGAAGGAGCGCGGCGCATCCTCGCCGCCGCCGTGCACGGCGTGCTCTCCGGTCCCGCTATCAAACGCATCAGCGAGTCCATGCTCGAGGAAGTCGTCATCACCAACTCCGTCCCGCTCATCCCCGACAAGCAGATCGGCAAGATCCGGGTGCTCTCGGTCGGTCCACTGATCGCCGAGGCGGTCCGCCGCATTCACGACGAAGAATCCGTGTCGAAGATGTTCGTCTAG
- a CDS encoding 50S ribosomal protein L25, with amino-acid sequence MEIRALSIEKREGSGKEAAKRLRRAGRVPAVLYGGSAPVKITVNPKDIFRLIHGHEGGTQLVQVTFNGSGDKRMAIIRDMQLDPVSEDLVHVDLQEVAMDKPIQVTVPLRHVGDAVGVRETKGILEMILREVQVSCLPGQIPEALTADVSNLAIGDVFTVSQLPVPEGVRVLTDGNQAVATVAPPPAEEVAPAPAVETVAAAPAEPEVLTERKPKEEAADVKEKDKDAKKK; translated from the coding sequence ATGGAAATCCGAGCACTCAGCATCGAGAAGCGCGAGGGATCCGGCAAGGAAGCCGCCAAGCGTCTCCGGCGCGCCGGGCGCGTGCCCGCCGTGCTGTACGGCGGCAGCGCGCCCGTGAAGATCACCGTGAATCCCAAGGACATCTTCCGGCTGATCCACGGCCACGAGGGCGGCACCCAGCTCGTCCAGGTGACCTTCAACGGGTCGGGCGACAAGCGGATGGCCATCATCCGCGACATGCAGCTCGATCCCGTCAGCGAAGACCTGGTCCACGTGGACCTTCAGGAAGTGGCCATGGACAAGCCCATCCAGGTCACGGTGCCGCTGCGCCACGTGGGCGACGCGGTGGGCGTGCGCGAGACCAAGGGCATCCTCGAGATGATCCTCCGCGAGGTACAGGTGTCCTGCCTCCCCGGCCAGATCCCCGAGGCCCTCACCGCCGACGTCTCCAACCTCGCCATCGGCGACGTCTTCACGGTCAGCCAGCTGCCGGTGCCCGAAGGCGTGCGCGTCCTCACCGACGGTAATCAGGCCGTGGCCACGGTGGCGCCGCCTCCGGCGGAAGAGGTTGCGCCGGCTCCGGCGGTGGAGACGGTGGCGGCCGCGCCGGCCGAGCCCGAGGTCCTCACCGAGCGGAAGCCGAAGGAAGAAGCGGCCGACGTCAAGGAGAAGGACAAGGACGCGAAGAAGAAGTAA
- the nikB gene encoding nickel ABC transporter permease — MKAYLIRRLWQSVLVLLGVSVVVFLILHLTGDPAALLLPPDATALDLETLRTALGFNDPVAVQYLRFLRGAVQGNFGESLRHGEPAMTLVVERLPATFQLAGAGLLIALTLAIPAGIVSAVRRNKPVDYIATVVALLGQAMPTFWLGIMLILIFSVRLGWFPSSGRGDLEHLVLPAITLGLFTTARITRLTRSGMLEVLGQDYIRTARAKGVSEPPVVWKHALRNASIPIVTIVGIELGTLLGGSVITETIFAWPGVGRLSVQAIFNRDYPVVQAAVFLLASTFVIVNFLVDIVYTYLDPRIRFR, encoded by the coding sequence ATGAAGGCGTATCTGATCCGCAGGCTGTGGCAGTCGGTGCTCGTCCTCTTGGGGGTCTCCGTGGTCGTGTTCCTCATCCTGCACCTCACCGGCGATCCCGCCGCGCTGCTCCTGCCGCCCGATGCCACCGCCCTGGACCTCGAGACGCTCCGCACCGCGCTCGGCTTCAACGATCCGGTGGCCGTGCAGTACCTGCGCTTCCTCCGGGGGGCGGTGCAGGGGAACTTCGGCGAGTCGCTTCGCCACGGCGAGCCCGCGATGACCCTCGTCGTCGAGCGCCTGCCCGCGACCTTTCAGCTCGCGGGCGCGGGCCTCCTGATCGCGCTGACGCTGGCTATCCCCGCCGGCATCGTGTCCGCAGTGCGGCGCAACAAGCCGGTGGACTACATCGCCACCGTGGTCGCGCTGCTGGGGCAGGCCATGCCCACGTTCTGGCTCGGCATCATGCTCATCCTCATCTTCTCGGTGCGCCTGGGCTGGTTCCCGTCGTCGGGTCGAGGCGACCTCGAGCACCTCGTGCTGCCCGCCATCACCCTGGGCCTCTTCACCACCGCGCGGATTACACGGCTCACGCGCTCGGGCATGCTCGAGGTGCTGGGTCAGGACTATATCCGCACCGCCCGCGCCAAGGGCGTCAGCGAGCCGCCGGTGGTGTGGAAGCACGCGCTCCGGAACGCGTCGATTCCCATCGTCACCATCGTGGGCATCGAGCTGGGCACGCTGCTGGGGGGCTCGGTGATCACCGAGACGATCTTCGCGTGGCCGGGCGTGGGGCGCCTGTCCGTGCAGGCGATCTTCAATCGCGACTATCCCGTAGTCCAGGCCGCGGTGTTCCTCCTCGCGAGCACGTTCGTGATCGTGAACTTCCTCGTGGACATCGTGTACACGTATCTGGATCCGCGGATTCGATTCCGATGA
- the rlmD gene encoding 23S rRNA (uracil(1939)-C(5))-methyltransferase RlmD, with product MARARRGDTLSVTIDDLAYGGEGVGRADGYVVFVPGAVPGDTVRVRLTQARARFGRGAIESIDQPSLDRVEPPCPYFGRCGGCRLQHLRYEAQLALKTKQVTDCLQRLGGIGAFEMRPILPAPEIYGYRNKMEFTVARAGAGERVVPKGRRLDPGAGGEGPVVGLHEADRYDAVLDIERCLLQSDRMNALLDEARRFIQERRLTVYDQESGEGLLRFLMLREGKGTGEAMVNMVTSAPSVSELEPLVGRAQARVPETSSVVLNVNPKKASVAVGVEEHLLGGRDHIRESLGGLTFQVSAGSFFQTNTAQAERLFGLVLDAAALTGEETVLDLYAGTGAISLLLARRCRRVFGIEVAPAAVADAVRNAEINGITNCTFLAGEVRFALPELISRGVAADVAVCDPPRAGFHPKALAALATLAPARVVYVSCNPATLARDVGELARSGYRVEWVQPVDMFPHTPHIEVVAHLTR from the coding sequence ATGGCGCGAGCCCGGCGCGGCGACACCCTGTCCGTCACCATCGACGACCTCGCGTACGGGGGCGAGGGCGTGGGCCGCGCCGACGGCTACGTGGTGTTCGTCCCGGGGGCCGTCCCCGGCGACACCGTCCGGGTCCGGCTCACCCAGGCGCGCGCCCGGTTCGGGCGCGGGGCCATCGAATCGATCGACCAGCCGTCCCTCGACCGCGTCGAGCCACCATGTCCCTACTTCGGCCGGTGCGGCGGCTGCCGCCTCCAGCACCTGCGCTACGAGGCGCAGCTCGCGCTGAAGACCAAGCAGGTCACCGACTGCCTGCAGCGGCTGGGCGGGATCGGAGCCTTCGAGATGCGGCCCATCCTGCCCGCGCCCGAGATCTACGGATACCGCAACAAGATGGAGTTCACGGTGGCGCGCGCCGGCGCCGGCGAGCGCGTGGTGCCCAAGGGGCGGCGGCTCGACCCCGGCGCGGGCGGTGAAGGCCCGGTGGTGGGTCTGCACGAGGCCGATCGCTACGACGCCGTTCTCGACATCGAGCGCTGCCTGCTCCAGTCGGACCGGATGAACGCCCTCCTCGACGAGGCGCGGCGCTTCATCCAGGAGCGCCGTCTCACCGTGTACGACCAGGAGAGCGGCGAGGGGCTCCTGCGCTTCCTCATGCTGCGCGAGGGCAAGGGGACGGGCGAGGCGATGGTCAACATGGTCACCTCCGCCCCGTCGGTGTCCGAGCTCGAGCCCCTGGTGGGCCGGGCGCAGGCACGGGTGCCCGAGACGTCCAGCGTCGTCCTCAACGTGAATCCGAAGAAGGCCAGCGTGGCCGTGGGTGTCGAGGAGCACCTCCTCGGGGGCCGCGACCACATCCGCGAGTCGCTGGGCGGGCTCACCTTCCAGGTCTCGGCCGGCTCCTTCTTCCAGACCAACACCGCGCAGGCCGAGCGCCTCTTCGGTCTCGTGCTGGACGCGGCCGCGCTCACCGGCGAGGAGACGGTGCTGGACCTCTATGCGGGCACGGGCGCCATCAGCCTGCTCCTCGCGCGGCGCTGCCGCCGCGTGTTCGGCATCGAGGTGGCGCCGGCCGCGGTGGCCGACGCCGTGCGCAATGCGGAGATCAACGGGATCACCAACTGCACGTTTCTCGCCGGCGAGGTGCGCTTCGCCCTCCCAGAGTTGATCAGCCGTGGTGTGGCGGCCGACGTGGCGGTGTGCGATCCGCCGCGCGCGGGCTTCCACCCCAAGGCCCTCGCCGCGCTCGCCACCCTCGCGCCCGCGCGCGTGGTGTACGTCTCGTGCAACCCGGCCACCCTCGCGCGCGATGTGGGTGAGCTCGCGCGCAGCGGCTATCGGGTGGAATGGGTGCAGCCGGTGGACATGTTCCCGCACACGCCGCACATCGAGGTCGTCGCCCACCTCACCCGATGA
- the ispE gene encoding 4-(cytidine 5'-diphospho)-2-C-methyl-D-erythritol kinase, translated as MSRKAWKSKTSVDTSTQRVLLFSALSKRLRTARGLVVQTSAKVNLTLEVLRKREDGYHELATILQSVDLWDRLTVEPADSLSLVTSDPALPTDEGNLVIRAARLLRDAAGVNRGARLRLDKRIPVAAGLGGGSSDAAAALWALNRMWGIRWPVKRLQELAERLGMDVPFFLGKGRALATGRGERLAALPATGGLGLVLVNPNFPLSTKEVYQRVPAGWSQEAAGTGRMIAALRSRSPRQIAAALTNNLQAVVEPAVPAIAKMKAALLAAGALGAVMSGSGPTVFGIARSYDHARAIRRRVTRAGWSVWAVRTQGGACIRVARSRG; from the coding sequence ATGTCCCGCAAGGCGTGGAAATCCAAGACTTCCGTTGACACTTCGACGCAGCGCGTGTTACTGTTCTCTGCCTTGTCGAAGCGGCTGAGGACTGCACGGGGGCTCGTCGTTCAGACCTCGGCCAAGGTGAACCTGACGCTCGAGGTGCTGAGGAAGCGGGAGGACGGCTACCACGAGCTCGCCACGATCCTCCAATCCGTGGATCTCTGGGACCGCCTGACGGTCGAGCCCGCCGACTCGCTTTCCCTTGTGACGAGCGATCCCGCGCTGCCCACCGACGAGGGTAATCTGGTCATACGGGCGGCGCGGCTGTTGCGCGATGCGGCCGGCGTGAACCGCGGGGCGCGGCTCCGGCTGGACAAGCGGATTCCGGTGGCGGCGGGGCTGGGTGGGGGCTCGAGCGACGCGGCCGCGGCACTCTGGGCGCTGAATCGGATGTGGGGGATCAGGTGGCCGGTGAAGCGGCTGCAGGAGTTGGCGGAGCGTCTCGGCATGGACGTGCCGTTCTTCCTCGGGAAGGGCCGGGCGCTCGCGACCGGGCGTGGCGAGCGGCTGGCGGCGCTGCCGGCAACGGGAGGACTCGGGCTGGTGCTGGTGAATCCGAACTTCCCGCTGTCCACCAAAGAGGTCTATCAGCGCGTGCCGGCGGGCTGGTCGCAAGAGGCGGCGGGCACCGGGCGCATGATCGCGGCGCTGCGGAGCCGGAGCCCGCGGCAGATAGCGGCCGCGCTCACGAACAACTTGCAGGCGGTGGTCGAGCCGGCGGTGCCGGCCATCGCGAAGATGAAGGCGGCTCTGCTCGCCGCGGGCGCGCTGGGCGCGGTGATGTCGGGAAGCGGGCCCACGGTGTTCGGGATCGCGCGCTCCTACGACCACGCGCGGGCGATTCGCCGGCGCGTGACGCGTGCGGGCTGGTCGGTGTGGGCGGTACGGACACAGGGCGGCGCGTGTATCCGCGTAGCGCGGAGCCGCGGGTGA
- a CDS encoding endonuclease MutS2: MGRERALALKPSTDLPQIQAALAETRQGRIALGTAGSPPWDVIPDVRDTLERARTIGAVVEGAELVALIPLLEAAGRLAGYGRSIAPDAPELGRALGSLPSVRPLRDRLRHALDDDGSLRDDASPALRRLRGRLRELRRELVKRLEGFFQQPGADSLFQERYVTVRHGRYVLPVLAGAKGRLRGIVHDRSQSGATIFVEPESVVEDNNALVDLARDEEAEVLRVLAALTDAVREALPELARLVDGIGEADLIFARAELAERMQATEPAVGEARLVDVRGARHPLLLAQGWKHPGRTVVPVDLLLDAERPLLVITGPNAGGKTVALKTLGLLAMMAQ; this comes from the coding sequence ATGGGTCGAGAGCGAGCGCTCGCTCTCAAGCCCTCGACCGACCTGCCCCAGATCCAGGCGGCCCTGGCGGAAACCCGCCAGGGCCGCATCGCGTTGGGCACCGCGGGCAGCCCACCCTGGGACGTGATTCCCGACGTGCGCGACACCCTCGAGCGCGCGCGCACCATCGGCGCGGTGGTGGAGGGCGCCGAGCTGGTCGCGCTGATTCCCCTGCTCGAGGCGGCGGGCCGACTCGCTGGCTACGGCCGGAGCATCGCGCCCGACGCGCCCGAGCTGGGCCGCGCGCTCGGCAGCCTGCCCTCGGTGCGTCCCCTCCGCGACCGGCTCCGTCACGCGCTGGACGACGATGGCTCCCTGCGCGACGACGCCAGCCCCGCGCTCCGCCGCCTGCGCGGGCGCCTGCGCGAGCTGCGCCGCGAGCTCGTGAAGCGGCTCGAGGGCTTCTTCCAGCAGCCCGGCGCCGACTCGCTCTTCCAGGAGCGCTACGTCACCGTGCGCCACGGCCGCTACGTGCTCCCCGTGCTGGCCGGCGCCAAGGGCCGGCTGCGCGGGATCGTCCACGACCGCAGCCAGAGCGGCGCCACGATCTTCGTGGAGCCCGAGTCCGTGGTCGAAGACAACAATGCCCTCGTCGATCTGGCGCGTGACGAGGAGGCCGAGGTCCTCCGCGTGCTCGCTGCGCTCACCGACGCGGTGCGGGAGGCGCTGCCCGAGCTCGCCCGGCTCGTGGACGGGATCGGGGAGGCGGACCTGATCTTCGCCCGCGCCGAGCTGGCCGAGCGCATGCAGGCCACCGAGCCCGCGGTCGGCGAGGCGCGGCTAGTGGACGTGCGTGGCGCGCGCCATCCCCTGCTCCTCGCCCAGGGCTGGAAGCATCCCGGGCGCACCGTGGTCCCGGTCGATCTCCTCCTCGACGCCGAGCGCCCGCTGCTCGTCATCACCGGCCCCAACGCGGGCGGCAAGACGGTCGCCCTCAAGACGCTGGGCCTCCTCGCCATGATGGCGCAG
- a CDS encoding ABC transporter permease: MAPPTAARVAVEPMTIAPPRPWREREWVVLTARLVRRRTALFGLVVVLVVLLGALLAPVVSPFDPLAQDIGQRLKEPGWADPQGRIHPLGTDHLGRDILARIIHGSRIALSVGLAAVFISGALGMVIGLVAGYFGGKVDDFFMRLADIQLAFPFILLAIAVIGVLGPSLRNIIIVIGVSSWVVYARVVRGEVLSIREREFVQAAIALGSRDWRILARHVLPNAFTPWLVVATLDMARVIVIESALSFLGLGVQPPTPTWGGMLADGRVYLSTAWWLATFPGLAILITVLGINLFGDGLRDTLDPRLKV, translated from the coding sequence ATGGCCCCGCCCACCGCCGCGCGCGTCGCCGTCGAGCCCATGACCATCGCGCCCCCGCGCCCCTGGCGCGAGCGGGAGTGGGTGGTGCTGACCGCGCGGCTCGTCCGCCGGCGTACCGCGCTATTCGGTCTCGTCGTGGTGCTGGTGGTGCTGCTCGGCGCGCTGCTCGCGCCGGTGGTCTCGCCGTTCGACCCGCTCGCCCAGGACATCGGCCAGCGCCTGAAGGAGCCGGGCTGGGCGGACCCGCAGGGCCGCATCCACCCGTTGGGCACCGATCACCTCGGCCGGGACATCCTCGCGCGCATCATCCACGGCTCGCGCATCGCGCTGTCGGTAGGGCTGGCCGCGGTGTTCATCTCGGGCGCGCTTGGCATGGTGATCGGGCTGGTCGCCGGCTACTTCGGCGGCAAGGTGGACGACTTCTTCATGCGCCTGGCCGACATCCAGCTCGCCTTCCCTTTCATCCTGCTCGCCATCGCGGTGATCGGCGTGCTCGGGCCCAGCCTGCGCAACATCATCATCGTGATCGGCGTGTCGTCCTGGGTGGTGTACGCGCGGGTGGTGCGCGGCGAGGTCCTCTCCATCCGCGAGCGAGAGTTCGTCCAGGCGGCGATCGCGCTCGGCAGCCGCGACTGGCGCATTCTCGCGCGGCACGTGCTGCCCAACGCCTTCACGCCCTGGCTGGTGGTGGCCACGCTCGACATGGCGCGCGTCATCGTTATCGAGTCCGCGCTGTCGTTCCTGGGCCTCGGCGTGCAGCCGCCCACCCCGACATGGGGCGGCATGCTCGCGGATGGCCGCGTGTACCTCTCGACGGCGTGGTGGCTGGCGACCTTTCCCGGCCTCGCCATCCTGATCACGGTGCTCGGCATCAATCTCTTCGGCGACGGTCTCCGCGACACCCTCGATCCCCGGCTCAAGGTCTGA
- a CDS encoding tetratricopeptide repeat protein, whose product MTIRRALALTLLLALPGCASMGASSPEAEAPRPARQTATATDSTATAYYRFTVAQMYARAGRMPEAIAELRGAIESDPKTAALWTQLAQWLARSNQSSEAITAAQRAVDLEPSSTAAHLTLAELYRRARRLPESEAELEKVIQISPQSPDAYLALAQQHFEQKNYDKARAVLLRLIAERPGHAQAYYILGRIAIEAENWDEALDRLKRAVELDPDQDGAWQALGYVYETLKKPDEAIATYKAAILANPDNAAFVERLGDLLVRMGRFKEAQAEIEQLADAAPRDPRVWLKLGAIQYEQKAWDAAAASFRRALLLEPGNIRARYFLATTLMEAGKDDEAKVELERILAADPRSVDARVQLGFLLSRAKRYDEAVTVLRQAVNLEPKRPELFLYLATALFRGNQYDRAADTLNEGLQLDDKNKDLYFQLGVVREKQQRYDDAVAAFRKVIALDPKHAEAYNYIGYMFAERGQNLPEAVELIQKALEIEPENGYFIDSLGWAYYQQGKYAEALRELQRAADRAKDDPEIFDHLGDAYVKNGRVEDAIAAWERALSVDKENRLGDGFKKKLQEAREKQLRAKGESPKPKIETK is encoded by the coding sequence ATGACCATCCGTCGTGCGCTCGCGCTCACACTCCTGCTCGCCCTTCCCGGCTGCGCGAGCATGGGCGCCTCCAGCCCCGAGGCGGAGGCGCCTCGGCCGGCTCGCCAGACCGCCACGGCCACCGACAGCACCGCCACCGCGTATTACCGGTTCACGGTCGCCCAGATGTACGCGCGCGCGGGCCGGATGCCCGAGGCGATCGCAGAGCTGCGCGGGGCCATCGAGAGCGATCCGAAGACCGCGGCCCTCTGGACCCAGCTCGCGCAGTGGCTCGCCCGCTCCAATCAGTCGAGCGAGGCCATCACGGCTGCGCAGCGCGCCGTCGATCTCGAGCCCTCCAGTACCGCGGCGCACCTGACGCTCGCCGAGCTGTACCGCCGGGCGCGTCGGCTTCCCGAGTCGGAGGCCGAGCTGGAGAAGGTCATCCAGATCTCGCCGCAGTCGCCCGACGCCTACCTCGCGCTCGCCCAGCAGCACTTCGAGCAGAAGAACTACGACAAGGCCCGCGCGGTGTTGCTGCGCCTGATCGCCGAGCGCCCCGGGCACGCGCAGGCGTACTACATCCTGGGCCGCATCGCCATCGAGGCGGAGAACTGGGACGAGGCGCTCGACCGCCTGAAGCGCGCGGTCGAGCTCGATCCCGACCAGGATGGCGCCTGGCAGGCCCTGGGCTACGTCTACGAGACGCTGAAGAAGCCGGACGAGGCCATCGCCACCTACAAGGCAGCCATCCTGGCTAATCCTGACAACGCGGCGTTCGTCGAGCGGCTCGGCGACCTTCTCGTGCGCATGGGCCGGTTCAAGGAGGCGCAGGCGGAGATCGAGCAGCTCGCCGACGCCGCCCCGCGTGATCCGCGGGTCTGGCTCAAGCTCGGCGCCATCCAGTACGAGCAGAAGGCCTGGGATGCCGCGGCGGCGTCCTTCCGACGCGCGCTCCTCCTCGAGCCCGGCAACATCCGCGCCCGCTACTTCCTGGCCACCACGCTCATGGAGGCGGGCAAGGACGACGAGGCCAAGGTGGAGCTGGAGCGCATCCTCGCCGCCGACCCGCGCTCGGTGGACGCGCGCGTGCAGCTCGGGTTCCTCCTGAGCCGCGCCAAGCGCTACGACGAGGCGGTGACGGTGCTGCGGCAGGCCGTGAATCTCGAGCCCAAGCGCCCCGAGCTCTTCCTCTATCTCGCCACCGCGCTCTTCCGCGGCAACCAGTACGACCGCGCGGCCGACACGCTCAACGAAGGCCTTCAGCTGGACGACAAGAACAAGGACCTCTACTTCCAGCTGGGCGTGGTGCGCGAGAAGCAGCAGCGCTACGACGACGCCGTCGCCGCCTTCCGCAAAGTGATCGCGCTCGATCCCAAGCACGCCGAGGCCTACAACTACATCGGCTACATGTTCGCCGAGCGGGGGCAGAACCTCCCCGAGGCGGTGGAGCTCATCCAGAAAGCGCTCGAGATCGAGCCCGAGAACGGCTACTTCATCGACAGCCTGGGCTGGGCGTACTACCAGCAGGGCAAGTACGCCGAGGCCCTCCGCGAGCTCCAGCGGGCCGCCGATCGAGCCAAGGACGACCCGGAGATCTTCGACCATCTCGGCGACGCCTACGTGAAGAACGGCCGCGTCGAAGACGCCATCGCGGCGTGGGAGAGGGCGCTCTCGGTGGACAAGGAAAACCGCCTCGGCGACGGCTTCAAGAAGAAGCTTCAGGAGGCGCGCGAGAAGCAGCTCCGGGCCAAGGGTGAGAGTCCCAAGCCGAAGATCGAGACCAAGTAG
- the pth gene encoding aminoacyl-tRNA hydrolase: MAQAIIGLGNPGPEYRDTRHNVGARVLDGIAKTLHARFAREGGHLVGAARWHGEPVYLVKPQSYMNESGPAVARIARRLHLAPTDLVIVFDDLDLPVGKVRVRMSGSAGGHNGVRSLIVALGTDALRRVKIGIGRPEPPEGSGRRREEVVDHVLTAFYPEEQEVVTAACEEAAQQAIKLLDRREGA; the protein is encoded by the coding sequence GTGGCCCAGGCCATCATCGGGCTCGGCAATCCCGGCCCGGAGTACCGGGACACGCGCCACAACGTGGGGGCGCGTGTCCTCGACGGCATCGCGAAGACCCTGCACGCGCGCTTCGCCCGCGAGGGCGGTCATCTGGTGGGCGCGGCGCGCTGGCACGGGGAGCCCGTCTATCTCGTCAAGCCGCAGTCCTACATGAACGAGAGCGGGCCCGCGGTGGCCCGCATCGCCCGGCGCCTCCACCTGGCTCCCACCGATCTCGTCATCGTGTTCGACGACCTGGACCTCCCCGTCGGCAAGGTGCGCGTCCGGATGAGCGGCAGCGCGGGCGGGCACAACGGCGTCCGCTCGCTCATCGTGGCCCTCGGGACCGACGCGCTTCGGCGCGTGAAGATCGGGATCGGTCGGCCGGAGCCTCCGGAGGGGTCGGGCCGGCGTCGGGAAGAGGTCGTGGACCACGTCCTGACCGCCTTCTACCCCGAGGAGCAGGAGGTCGTGACGGCGGCCTGCGAGGAGGCGGCCCAGCAGGCGATCAAGCTCCTCGATCGTCGTGAGGGGGCATAG
- a CDS encoding DUF721 domain-containing protein, with product MNPARVSAPHRVGDLLTAAVPALAERMLVGDLQRQWADIVGSALARRSWPAALEHAALEIRADNSPWLSELQLRSGEILDALRRRHGRSVLSLRFALGARPTIRRAAAPSGSDAPARLSPDDARAIEQAVAGFDDPALASALRRLLTKDRLTRRQRPSPSPAEKDPS from the coding sequence ATGAATCCAGCGCGGGTTTCTGCCCCCCACCGGGTGGGCGACCTGCTCACCGCGGCGGTACCCGCCCTGGCCGAGCGCATGCTGGTCGGGGACCTCCAGCGGCAGTGGGCCGACATCGTGGGCTCCGCGCTCGCCAGGCGCTCCTGGCCGGCCGCGCTCGAGCACGCCGCGCTGGAGATCCGGGCGGACAACTCCCCCTGGCTCTCCGAGCTCCAGCTGCGCAGCGGGGAAATCCTCGACGCCCTCCGGCGCCGCCATGGGCGTTCCGTGCTGTCGCTGCGCTTCGCGCTCGGCGCCCGCCCCACGATCCGGCGGGCCGCCGCACCATCCGGATCCGACGCTCCGGCTCGGCTTTCGCCTGACGACGCGCGAGCGATCGAGCAGGCCGTCGCGGGTTTCGACGATCCCGCGCTCGCCTCGGCGCTCCGGCGCCTTTTGACCAAGGACCGGTTGACTCGCCGGCAGCGGCCCTCGCCATCCCCGGCGGAGAAGGACCCCTCATGA
- the rpsU gene encoding 30S ribosomal protein S21, producing the protein MTKVIVEPDESFENALKRFKKQCEKAGLMSELRKRQHYEKPSVKRKRKTLAARKKAKKRERFSD; encoded by the coding sequence GTGACCAAGGTCATCGTGGAGCCCGACGAGTCCTTCGAGAACGCACTGAAGCGCTTCAAGAAGCAGTGCGAGAAGGCCGGGCTCATGTCGGAGCTGCGCAAGCGGCAGCACTACGAGAAGCCCAGCGTCAAGCGGAAGCGCAAGACGCTCGCGGCGCGGAAGAAGGCAAAGAAACGCGAGCGGTTCTCCGACTAG